The Alteriqipengyuania halimionae genome contains a region encoding:
- a CDS encoding type 1 glutamine amidotransferase domain-containing protein, whose protein sequence is MTNRVMILATDGFEQSELMKPKQNLEDAGIETTVVSLESGSIKGWDQKDWGESVSVDKTVDEISSCDEYAALLLPGGQMNPDILRMNDRAVAIVKEFAMANKPIAAICHAPWLLAEADLVKGKTVTSWPSIRTDLRNAGANVVDQEVAEDGNLITSRNPDDIPAFSDALIARVKQIVPENA, encoded by the coding sequence ATGACAAATCGCGTAATGATCCTCGCCACCGACGGCTTCGAACAATCGGAGCTGATGAAGCCGAAGCAGAACCTCGAAGACGCAGGCATCGAAACCACCGTCGTCAGTCTCGAATCCGGCTCGATCAAGGGTTGGGACCAGAAGGACTGGGGCGAAAGCGTCTCGGTGGACAAGACGGTCGACGAAATCTCGTCGTGCGACGAATACGCCGCGCTCCTGCTGCCCGGCGGTCAGATGAACCCCGATATCCTGCGTATGAACGACCGCGCGGTCGCCATCGTCAAGGAATTCGCCATGGCCAACAAGCCGATCGCCGCGATTTGCCACGCACCGTGGCTCCTCGCAGAAGCCGATCTGGTGAAGGGCAAGACCGTGACTAGCTGGCCCTCGATCCGTACCGACCTGCGAAATGCCGGTGCCAATGTGGTAGATCAGGAAGTTGCCGAAGATGGCAACCTCATCACCTCGCGCAATCCGGACGATATCCCCGCATTTAGCGACGCACTGATTGCTCGCGTAAAACAGATCGTTCCTGAAAACGCCTGA
- a CDS encoding outer membrane protein: protein MKTYISLAAVAAALVATPSLAQDATETFTGPYVAATVGIDSLGADDGTDRTSEEGVVYGGVIGYDYALSGAVLGAEAELTGSSVDVGDTDVIAAGDELTLGAGRDIYVGARAGVLVGGNGLLYVKGGYTNQKLNLDYTAGATSFSESSDLDGYRLGAGGEFRLSNNLTARVEYRYSNYGDFEVAGTSTGVDLDRHQGVATIAYRF from the coding sequence ATGAAGACCTATATTTCCCTCGCCGCCGTGGCCGCCGCCCTCGTGGCCACTCCTTCGCTCGCACAGGACGCGACCGAGACTTTCACCGGTCCCTATGTCGCCGCGACCGTCGGCATCGACAGCCTCGGCGCCGATGACGGCACCGATCGCACCAGCGAGGAAGGCGTCGTATATGGCGGCGTCATCGGTTACGACTACGCCCTCAGCGGCGCCGTGCTGGGTGCCGAAGCCGAACTTACCGGCAGCAGCGTGGATGTCGGCGATACCGACGTCATCGCGGCGGGTGACGAACTGACGCTCGGCGCCGGTCGTGACATCTATGTCGGCGCGCGCGCTGGCGTGCTGGTCGGTGGCAATGGCCTCCTTTACGTCAAGGGCGGTTACACCAATCAGAAGCTCAACCTCGATTACACCGCTGGCGCGACCAGCTTCAGCGAAAGCAGCGATCTCGATGGCTATCGCCTCGGTGCCGGTGGCGAATTCCGCCTCAGCAACAACCTGACCGCAAGGGTCGAATACCGTTACTCGAACTACGGTGACTTCGAAGTCGCCGGCACGTCGACGGGCGTCGATCTGGACCGCCACCAGGGCGTTGCGACGATTGCCTATCGCTTCTGA
- a CDS encoding DUF4349 domain-containing protein: protein MIKRWTVFMGALLLAACSQSESEASTEAVESVDVAEAGMADAADATEADGESGSQLPASQPQIAYTYSYAFRVPADSIASVQERHADMCLKLGTNTCRIVSMDRDGAEGDYASGTLQIAVSADRARAFGQSLAEAIEGEGGEQVGASISGEDLSKQIVDTEARLRARRVLRDRLMEVLETRRGSVAELVEAERSVAQVNEEIDQAQSWLAEMRQRVALSVMTIDYRSGTPTEGGFADPIRNAIGGFGTIIGVMIGILITVFAVAIPLIIVGGIGWAGWRFYKRHWRHEDDVVVRDTPETERQTARIS, encoded by the coding sequence ATGATCAAGCGTTGGACGGTTTTCATGGGGGCATTGCTGCTCGCCGCCTGTTCTCAATCCGAAAGCGAAGCGAGCACGGAGGCCGTTGAATCGGTCGATGTCGCCGAAGCCGGGATGGCGGATGCTGCGGACGCAACGGAAGCGGATGGTGAAAGCGGAAGTCAACTCCCGGCCAGCCAACCGCAGATTGCCTACACCTACAGCTACGCCTTCCGCGTGCCCGCCGATAGCATTGCAAGCGTTCAAGAACGCCACGCCGATATGTGCCTCAAGCTGGGCACCAACACCTGCCGTATCGTGTCGATGGATCGCGATGGCGCCGAAGGCGACTATGCCAGCGGCACGCTCCAGATCGCTGTTTCCGCCGATCGCGCCCGCGCCTTCGGGCAAAGTCTTGCCGAAGCAATCGAGGGTGAAGGCGGCGAACAGGTCGGCGCGTCGATCAGCGGCGAGGACCTGTCCAAGCAAATCGTCGACACCGAAGCGCGACTGCGCGCCCGGCGCGTGCTGCGCGACCGGTTGATGGAAGTGCTCGAAACGCGCCGCGGCTCGGTCGCGGAATTGGTCGAAGCCGAACGCAGCGTGGCGCAGGTCAATGAAGAGATCGACCAGGCCCAGAGCTGGCTGGCCGAGATGCGCCAGCGGGTTGCGTTGAGCGTGATGACGATCGACTATCGCTCCGGCACCCCGACAGAAGGCGGGTTCGCCGATCCGATACGCAATGCGATCGGGGGTTTCGGGACCATCATCGGCGTAATGATCGGCATCCTTATCACCGTGTTCGCGGTGGCGATCCCACTTATCATTGTCGGCGGCATAGGCTGGGCCGGGTGGCGCTTTTACAAGCGTCACTGGCGGCATGAGGATGACGTCGTGGTGCGGGATACCCCCGAGACCGAACGTCAGACCGCGCGCATATCCTGA